The Montipora capricornis isolate CH-2021 chromosome 3, ASM3666992v2, whole genome shotgun sequence genome window below encodes:
- the LOC138043466 gene encoding uncharacterized protein produces MNLINNQNVGILLLFVVSDVVVKMAESFAANTVRRFRSRKTGEEESKMLKGSIPKSTAYKNKWAVKMFHQWQINRKVKVLVLDAGGAFKDYGDLSKVQSLSTDLANMDSNALNYWLSKFVQEVANGEGKVYPARTLYGIVCGIRRHLEETVGSEALNPLDASDKRFAIFRRCLDAEMKDSTR; encoded by the exons ATGAATCTTATAAATAATCAAaatgtgggaattttgttgttgttcgttGTAAGTGATGTGGTAGTGAAGATGGCAGAGTCTTTTGCAGCAAATACCGTAAGGCGATTTCGTTCACGAAAAACTGGGGAAGAAGAATCAAAGATGCTGAAAGGGAGCATTCCTAAGTCAACTGCCTACAAAAACAAATGGGCGGTTAAAATGTTTCACCAATGGCAGATAAATAGAAAAGTTAAAGTTCTTGTACTTGATGCTGGTGGCGCTTTTAAAGATTATGGAGATTTATCCAAAGTTCAGTCGTTGAGTACAGATTTGGCAAATATGGATTCCAATGCTTTAAACTACTGGCTGAGTAAATTTGTCCAGGAGGTTGCGAATGGTGAAGGGAAGGTATATCCAGCAAGGACCCTTTATGGAATTGTCTGTGGCATCCGAAGGCATTTGGAAGAAACTGTGGGAAGCGAAGCATTAAATCCTTTAGATGCTTCGGATAAAAG ATTTGCAATTTTTCGTCGTTGTCTTGATGCCGAGATGAAGGATAGCACGCGGTAA